A single window of Pleomorphomonas sp. T1.2MG-36 DNA harbors:
- the rmuC gene encoding DNA recombination protein RmuC, with protein sequence MPDFLTTTTLAEAMPAIILAAILVAGLIVLTLTNAAARRRLAESEAAGQLELARLEERALRLADADSQLNQLKERHANLGTDLARTRATLEERDNETRRLDRELEAARAALADTKSKNEEDEADLREALGTVQSKLSAAHADLRAKTEEADALKADLLKAREQREEAQRLLGEASKALAEVRSRAEAERKSADEKLALLQEARTQLSDQFKALAADILEEKSKSFSEANRASLGTLIDPLKVQLADFKGKVEEVYINEAKERSALGEQVRQLFSLNQQLSRDANNLTSALRGQNKSQGNWGEMILERVLEAAGLVKGVHFVPQESHSREDGSRIQPDVVLNLPGQRFMVIDSKVSLNAYELFSSAEEDGAREAALRRHLDSIRGHIKDLSAKNYQEIHGIAALDFVILFVPIEPAFLVAITRDAELWHQAWEKNILLVSPSSLLFVVRIVAQLWQKEQQTKNAQDIAKRGAELYDKFVGFVEDLEKVGKGLKDAQNAYERAYGKFASGRGNVIRQAEMLRNLGLKTTKRLDPGLLEAADVDEDTGALPAPEDQLS encoded by the coding sequence GTGCCGGACTTTCTCACGACCACCACCCTCGCCGAGGCGATGCCGGCCATCATCCTCGCCGCGATCCTGGTGGCGGGCCTCATCGTTCTCACCCTGACGAATGCCGCCGCCCGCCGCCGCCTCGCCGAGAGCGAGGCGGCCGGGCAGCTCGAACTGGCCCGTCTTGAGGAACGCGCCCTGCGTCTTGCCGACGCCGACAGCCAGCTCAACCAGCTCAAGGAGCGGCACGCCAACCTCGGCACCGATCTCGCCCGCACGCGCGCCACGCTGGAAGAGCGCGACAACGAGACGCGCCGTCTCGACCGCGAACTGGAAGCGGCGCGCGCCGCGCTGGCCGATACCAAAAGCAAGAACGAGGAGGACGAAGCCGATCTGCGCGAGGCGCTCGGCACCGTGCAGTCCAAGCTCAGCGCCGCCCACGCCGACCTCCGCGCCAAGACGGAGGAGGCGGACGCGCTGAAGGCCGACCTTCTCAAGGCCCGCGAGCAGCGCGAGGAGGCACAGCGGCTTCTGGGCGAGGCCAGCAAAGCCCTCGCCGAGGTGCGCTCGCGCGCCGAAGCGGAGCGCAAGTCGGCCGACGAGAAGCTCGCCCTGCTGCAGGAGGCGCGGACGCAACTCTCCGACCAGTTCAAGGCGCTGGCCGCCGACATCCTGGAAGAGAAGTCCAAGTCCTTCTCGGAAGCCAACCGCGCCTCGCTCGGCACGCTGATCGATCCCCTCAAGGTGCAGCTCGCCGACTTCAAGGGCAAGGTCGAGGAAGTCTACATCAACGAAGCCAAGGAGCGCTCGGCGCTGGGCGAGCAGGTTCGGCAGCTGTTCAGCCTCAACCAGCAACTGTCGCGCGACGCCAACAACCTCACGTCGGCGCTGCGCGGCCAGAACAAGAGCCAGGGCAACTGGGGCGAGATGATCCTCGAGCGGGTGCTCGAGGCGGCCGGCCTCGTCAAGGGCGTGCACTTCGTGCCGCAGGAGAGCCATTCGCGCGAGGACGGCAGCCGCATCCAGCCCGACGTGGTGCTGAACCTGCCGGGACAGCGCTTCATGGTGATCGACAGCAAGGTGTCGCTCAACGCCTACGAGCTGTTCTCGAGCGCCGAGGAGGATGGCGCCCGCGAGGCGGCGCTGCGCCGCCATCTCGACAGCATCCGCGGCCACATCAAGGACCTGTCGGCCAAGAACTACCAGGAGATCCACGGCATCGCCGCGCTGGATTTCGTCATCCTGTTTGTGCCGATCGAGCCGGCCTTCCTGGTCGCCATCACCCGCGACGCCGAGCTTTGGCATCAGGCCTGGGAGAAGAACATCCTGCTGGTCAGCCCGTCGTCGCTGCTGTTCGTGGTGCGCATCGTCGCCCAGCTCTGGCAGAAGGAGCAGCAGACCAAGAACGCCCAGGACATCGCCAAGCGCGGCGCCGAGCTCTACGACAAGTTCGTCGGCTTCGTCGAAGACCTGGAAAAGGTTGGCAAGGGCCTGAAAGACGCCCAGAACGCCTATGAACGCGCCTACGGCAAATTTGCCAGCGGGCGCGGCAACGTCATCCGTCAGGCGGAGATGCTGCGCAATCTCGGCCTCAAGACGACGAAGCGGCTTGACCCTGGCCTTCTGGAAGCCGCCGATGTCGACGAGGATACCGGCGCCCTGCCCGCTCCGGAAGATCAGTTGTCGTAA